The sequence caagggagatatctctatttattccattggcaccgatgatcaattagcagacatttttacaaaacctttggatgaaacaagattttgttctctaagaagtgaaatgaatgtgatcgatatctctaatgtgacttgaagttgatcacacatgtgtcgccTTGCATCTTGGGTCTAAGTATGTTTTTTttgtgctatttatttggtattatttgtgcatttttcatttctaattactctagatagtttaattcaaaaatcttGCATTTCTCAAATACATCAtaagtatatgcatgcataccaacttttggattggtcaaaatgtccatatatgagcaccaattcggattcggaattcaaaatcagaaagtggacagaaattggaaaaatgagtatcaggccgcggaccgtccgcccatggaccgcggaccgtccgcagcatcaagcAATGGACAGTCCGAGCAGCCTCGCAGACTGTCTGAGGTCAtcaggacgcggaccgtccgccgcccccgcgcggaccgtccgcgacagggcagaaaaAGGACCAGAGCCCGCAGACTTGCCAGTTGTGCCTATTCGGTTGttctctcttgctctccactcgctatatcctctcttgtgtcgagtgtgcgcggaccgtgaagtgaagttgcgtgcggacagtccgacagcttgctgcaccattccctcaacatgtcttcatcacggtatcttcaaatcttgtggatttaatcaaatttcatcaactttgagattatttgggtttcttctctgatctgaaattgagcagtgggtttcaaaatctgattggtgggattgttagttcttctcaatatcaatgctatgcaaaattttcaacttatttggctgggtattatctgcaaaaccatcaaattgaacacttgtggcggctagggttcttggagtcgcccctggtcggtcgcggaccgtccgcctggtggacgcggaccgtccgggcctctggcgcggaccgtccggccccctagcgcggacagtccggaccctggcagagcattacagTTCCATTCCTTTTATAAATGGTGATTGGTTTCAATTATTCATCTATGGATGTTTGTCACATTGTTGCAGTGGTCTTGGTGGTCtacgcaagaaacttgcaggtcgctttaaatccaagcgccctcgaggaaatgatgatgattatgtaccaaccactgattcagaagcccaatcctcagctgggggcactgaatccatggatgcggaagattttcctcatgttcatcctgattatcccattgatatccaaggatggactttcccaaagcggagattttctatgaCTGAGTACTGCTCTCGACGGACTGTGAATCAGTATGCTCTGCCATCAGATACCAACATCCAGTTTTTCCACAcgcagctgcagtttgatgttttctggggcaccctggtggatactaatttccataagcatcaggtgattgattggtcattcctgctcagtcaatcagtcatggagggtttGATCCCTAAGTTTGAGGCATGCGGactatatcagtttatggggcagcgcACAGATTTTAATGAAATGGCTgttaagcaattcttggctacctcagagattgatattgcagaagaatccatcacctggatgactggcttcaagcgctactctgcttcttttgctgactttgcagctgccaacagtctgaactatggcaccatttctgctggagtggatctttatactgaagacaattttgaggattttgtgcagttttatgagccagccagacTTGGTATACCCAGGAGATTTGGtgagacagcaggactcagacatcatcctgctgtcatcaacaagattgccagagtcaccatccttcccaagagtggtgataagagtaaaatcaGGGAGAAGTTCTGGAACATAATTCATCACATTATGAATGGAgaagtcatgaacattgttcttttcatgatgaggcagcttaatgatttaaagatggacaagaatcaaaacttggcatatgctccatacattatggctcttatcaaatccaagacaagatttgagggcccatgtgagattgtccacactccattcaggccttttaagaatgagatagggtttctcaccaggccactcactccattcccagatgatgaggaagaccctggctatgagggtggagcagcgcctaatgttgaggaacagcagatgcctcctcctccacctcctcctcagcctcagcactattgggagcctgctccaggatattttgatccttattttcacaacatgcagcaagggctggaggctcatattgatactcgatttgaggggttgatgtcacatgtggatcaccgcctcgatgacatgcgGTCTCGCTTTGACGACAACTGGGATGtgctcaactctgaattttctgaccttcgtgatcacattcacactaatgtcactgatcccatcatgtcaaggctgaataatatgcaacaaagctttcaagataacatgggtgctctctccagtcagtttgataatctttctacaactgacaacatgcatgatatcagtcagaggcagcagcagctccagcaggactttgaccagttctcctccctgtttgacaccttccGCACTCATTATTAccacatgcatcctccgccgagtgatcagtaaggcctctcctttgtggcaattgatgccaaagggggagagaagtgatgagaagttgtcaggcgtctccttcagggggagttggtggttctatgtggacactaagaccatgcatatgcattttatcttttttgtgccgttttagtttatgtcttatgcatttggaacttggttcgatctattaactctatgtcgtatgtctgtggattattatctgtaatattctgtgggatgaactatgttttagttcaaattactctgtgtgtggttaatcgagatgtgattataattgctgcgctcactctacgaatCATCGCTTGTATGTCTCGATAAccatgtttgtaggaaagtctccatcaagctctaatatattatgtgtgttatatcttcaacttcaaataatcctgcacacacttagggggagcccttcttgcatactgagtttctattgggatttatctatcttttggacagaacttcaattcaagataagtcctatgaaactcatctccaaaatctattttataccttaggtatgagagagatttggagaaactaaacttctctttaatatactatgtggtgttgtcatcaattaccaaaaagggggagattgtgaatcatctaggcccctctagtaatgttttggtaattaatgacaactacttgtggactaacgattcttggagaaataagaatgcagggttggaccacatagaacaggaaatgttgaagagtcatacgcattggttgtggatcagatgaaggcaaaggtataatataggttttacttttgccggtcttgaggagtttagagaagatacctgaccggattagtaggctagatagccgtactattaagaggggtcaatgacttagatctgtgtaaaacttagtgcctcatagagcatcaagtagttgcatttgcatgaggactaacagcgcttctcatttcgtgagttaaaagttcattcaagagcatgtttgaaatttgagaagtcttggtcgcgcggactgtccggcccttgggggcggaccgtccgcgatcctccagagggtccgaagtctgaccatttgtgttggcactgtgttctattgcactgcggaccgtccgggccttagggccggaccgtccgcagtcctgaccagagaaagGTAGCTTCGGGtctgtccctgaattataggcggacggtccgcctgtgaggcgcggacggtccgcatgtgtctaactcgtttttgaacagggactgtgtgtttttatcgatttgtactacggactgtccgggtgacaagtccggacagtactgcctcaggtcgcggaccgtccgggaattatagccggacggtccgcacgtgttaactccgtttgacccgaggctcgggtgtttgaatctgccaggtcgcggacggtccgggcttgAAGGGCGGACAGTCCGGACACACCTTTTGAgacagctctgacatgtttcaacggtcattatagccgttatgttgtacggcggaccgtccggccctagggcgcggacggtccgcgtgtgcgcagaattgcccccctttgcacataacggttggatttagatggggggctataaatagaagggtagctcgtgtgtgagagctCTCTTAGCCATTCCTtgaacacattgagctcatttgtgatcctccaactcactctctcacactctttgcttgagattgcattctagtgagagattgagggttcctagtgcatttgcatcatttggtgatccttgaggcactaggtggtacaccgagcaagcgtcgttggcttgttactcttggaggttgccgcctcctagacggctcgggtgattgtctccgtcgagctctccaagaagattgtggagaagtcgcggtgttgattgtgaggggttcgcgcctacctcgccggagcggcaaaggtgacattagtggaatcgaggtattgagtgatttcttgtccacttggctcaaagatcaagtcgtgtcttgatagaggagcaagtgagagcttgaagtccacctcaacgtggattaggggtgatcggcaaatcaccgataccacgggataaatttcggtgtctattccttctagcattacttattgccttgcaattgattagtgttttgcttattgttcttcaaagtattcaatctccgtagttgtctttcatacattgtttacttattgacactagtaaatttattccccttgttgtattgattaaatttacttagtattgttgtttttagtcaaaaccgtctattcaccccccctctagccggtgtcctagatcctacagcttggaagattcacaatgatcaggggagaggagccaacccaaatatacaaccggctcaagaccctcatcaacaagataaggagctacggaagcacacgatggacggaccacgacgtcattcgtctaatgctaaggtcctttactgtacttgatccacatttggtgaacaatatccgtgaaaatcctaggtacaccaagatgtcgcccgaagaagttcttgggaaatttgtaagcgggcgaatgatgatcaaggaggcgagatatgtcgacgacgcgttgaacggtccaatccatgagcctcaaactattgctatcaaggcaacgaggagcaaggagacgctacctagcaaggtggcgcaagttgcggcggccgggctcaatgatgaagagatgaccctcatcatcaagcgtttcaagacggcgctaaagggtcgcaaggggcagccaagcaagaccaaggcaaaggggaagcgctcatgcttcaaatgtggtaaggttggtcattttatcgctaactgtcccgacaatgatagtgaccaggaacaagggaacaagagggagaagaagaagaactataagaaggcaaaaggcgaggcacatcttggcaaggagtgggactcagattgttcgtcgtccgactccgacaacgaaggactcgccgccactgccttcaacaagtcatccctcttccccaacgagcatcacacttgcctcatggcaagggaaaagaaggtaagcgcttgtaacactagtacttatgcttcttcaagtgaggatgagtctagtgatgatgatgaaatagattactcatgtttattcaaggctagatagaaccaaggtggataaaataaatgaattgattgatgctttgaatgataagaatagattgctagaaaagcaagaggatctcttatatgatgaacatgataagtttgtagaagctcaaaaatcccttgctttagaaataaagaggaatgaaatgctttcttgtgaattatctacatgccatgactctatttccagtttaaaaagcataaacgatgacttgaatgctaagttagaaatagctaataaatcaacatcttgtgtagaacatgttgtggtttgcactaggtgtaaagattttaatattgatgcttgtagcgaacacctagtttcaatttctaaattgaatgatgaagtagctagtcttaatgaccaacttaagactagcaaaagcgaatttgataagttaaaatttgcaagggatgcctacacgattggtagacacccctcaattaaggatggacttggtttcaagagggaagccaagaacttaacaagccataaggctcccatccccgccaaggagaaagggaaggcccctatggctagtagtgctaaaaagaaccatgcttttatgtaccatgatagaagacagtcttataaaagttgtaatgcttatgatgcttttgactctcatgccatgtttgcttctagttcttcctatatgcatggtaaagatatgtctaggagatattttgttcatatgcctaggagaaatgttgttgatGTTCCTAGgagagttaatgaaccttctacaatatatcatgctttaaacgcttcctttgctatttgtagaaaggataggaagatagttgctagaaaattaggggcaaaatgcaagggagacaaaacttgcatttgggtctgatagtcgcctagagcgggggtgaatagggcgaaactgaaatttacaaatataaacacaactacaagccgggttagcgttagtaatataatcgagtccgggagagagggtgcaaaacaaatcgcaagcaaataagaggtgtgacacgcggatttgttttaccgaggttcggttcttgcaaacctactccccgttgaggtggtcacaaagaccgggtctctttcaaccctttccctctctcaaacggtccttccgaccgagtgagcttctcttctcaaatcaaaaccgggaacaaaacttccccgcaagggccaccacacaattggtgcctcttgccttgattacaatggagttttgatcacaagaacaagtgagaaagaaaagaagcaatccaagcgcaagagctcaaaagaacacgacaaatctctctcgctaatcactaaagccttgtgtggaattggagaggatttgatctctttggtgtgtctaaaattgaatgcctagctcttgtaagtggttgagaggtggaaaacttggataccatgaatggtgggtggttgggggtatttatagccccaaccaccaaactagccgtttggtggggctgacggtcgtatggtgcaccggacagtctggtgtacaccggacatgtccggtgcgccagccacgtcaccaaagccgttgggattcgaccgttagagttctgacttctgggcccgcctggatgtctggtggcgcaccagacatgtactatagagtgtccggtgcgccagcatgagcgtgtctgacgcctgcgcgctctggcacgcattaattgctgttgcaggcgaccgttggcgcgaagtagtcgttgtcccgcagttgcaccggacagtccggtgtacaccggacatgtccggtgaattatagcggagcagccgctacggattcccgaggctgccaagttccagagccgcatcctcttggagcaccggacactgtccggtgtacaccggacagtccggtgaattatagcgcgccggctctgagaattcccgaggctgaggagttcatcgcgaggtcccctggtgcaccagacactgtccggtgcgccaccggacagtccggtgcgccagaccagggagcctttcgggatgcctttagctctctattttgaacccaacattggtctttttaattggcttgttgtgtacctttgacacctgtataacttatacactagagcaaactagttagtccaattatttgtgttgggcaattcaaccaccaaaatcatttaggagctaggtgtaagcctaattccctttcaatctccccctttttggtgattgatgccaacacaaaccaaagcaaatatagaagtgcataattgaactagtttgcataatgtaagtgcaaaggttgcttggaattgagccaatataaatacttacaagatatgcatggattgtttctttattttttaacattttgaccacgcttgcaccacatgttttgtttttgcaaattcttttgtaaatccttttcaaagttcttttgcaaatagtcaaaggtaaataaataagattttacgaagcaatttcaagatttgaaattttctccccctgtttcaaatgcttttttttgactaaacaaaactccccctaaatgagatcctcctcttagtgttcaagagggttttgatatatcatttttgaaatactactttctcccccttttgaacataataagataccaatttgaaaatactctttgaaaaactaaatttttgaaattggtggtggtgcggtccttttgctttgggctcatactttctccccctttggcatgaatcgccaaaaacggaatcattagagcccttttattactctctccccctttggtcataaataaatgagtgaagattataccaaagatggagtccttttgctttgtgctcatgctttctcccccaagaatggagagttgcttggagtgacggcgaaggatgagttacggagtggaagcctttgtcttcgccgaagactccaattccctttcaatattcctatgacttggtttgaaattcacttgaaaacacattagtcatagcacatgaaagagacatgatcaaaggtatataaaagagctatgtgtgcaattttagcaaaagaaattgcgcgaatcaagaatattgagctcatgcctaagtttgttaaaagtttgttcatcaagaggcttggtaaagatatcggctaattgatctttagtgttaatgtaagaaatctcgatatctcccttttgttggtgatccctaagaaaatgataccgaatggctatgtgtttagtgcggctatgctcgacgggattatccgccatcttgattgcactctcattatcacatagcaaagggactttggttaatttgtaaccgtagtcctgcagggtttgcctcatccaaagcaattgcgcgcaacagtggcctgcgacaatgtactcggcttcggcggtggaaagagcgaccgaattttgcttctttgaagctcaagacaccaaggatcttcccaagaactggcaagtccccgatgtgctctttctattgattttacaccccgcccaatcggcatctgaataaccaatcaaatcaaatgtggatcccttaggataccaaagcccaaacttaggagtgtaagccaaatatctcaagattcgttttacggccgtaaggtgagcttccttagggtcggcttggaatcttgcacacatgcatacggaaagcataatatccggtcgagatgcacataaatagagtaaagaacctatcatcgaccggtataccttttgatccacggacttacctcccgtgtcgaggtcgagatgcccattagttcccatgggtgtcttgatgggcttggcatccttcataccaaacttgtttagaatgtcttgagtatatttcgtttggctaatgaaggtgccctcttggagttgcttcacttgaaatcccaagaagtacttcaactcccccatcatagacatctcgaacttttgtgtcatgatcctactaaattcttcacatgtagacttgttagtagacccaaatatgatatcatcaacataaatttggcatacgaataagtcattttcaagagttttagtaaataaagtaggatcggcctt is a genomic window of Zea mays cultivar B73 chromosome 5, Zm-B73-REFERENCE-NAM-5.0, whole genome shotgun sequence containing:
- the LOC111589329 gene encoding uncharacterized protein is translated as MSSSRGLGGLRKKLAGRFKSKRPRGNDDDYVPTTDSEAQSSAGGTESMDAEDFPHVHPDYPIDIQGWTFPKRRFSMTEYCSRRTVNQYALPSDTNIQFFHTQLQFDVFWGTLVDTNFHKHQVIDWSFLLSQSVMEGLIPKFEACGLYQFMGQRTDFNEMAVKQFLATSEIDIAEESITWMTGFKRYSASFADFAAANSLNYGTISAGVDLYTEDNFEDFVQFYEPARLGIPRRFGETAGLRHHPAVINKIARVTILPKSGDKSKIREKFWNIIHHIMNGEVMNIVLFMMRQLNDLKMDKNQNLAYAPYIMALIKSKTRFEGPCEIVHTPFRPFKNEIGFLTRPLTPFPDDEEDPGYEGGAAPNVEEQQMPPPPPPPQPQHYWEPAPGYFDPYFHNMQQGLEAHIDTRFEGLMSHVDHRLDDMRSRFDDNWDVLNSEFSDLRDHIHTNVTDPIMSRLNNMQQSFQDNMGALSSQFDNLSTTDNMHDISQRQQQLQQDFDQFSSLFDTFRTHYYHMHPPPSDQ